The following are encoded together in the Parabacteroides chongii genome:
- a CDS encoding DUF3876 domain-containing protein produces the protein MKHLKYLFPVLLCTLLLGLSSCKETNADRLRAMRGDWESVKNRPAFTLFEENGHYRVTTYRKTYRGTIQTETYQISEQDGNLFIETGLSVLLTYDKENDRILLSPGGEYKRSKQPIKK, from the coding sequence ATGAAACATTTAAAATATTTGTTTCCGGTGCTGTTATGCACCCTGTTACTGGGGCTTTCCTCCTGTAAGGAAACGAACGCCGACCGTCTTAGGGCGATGCGTGGTGACTGGGAAAGCGTGAAAAACCGTCCGGCGTTTACTCTCTTTGAGGAAAACGGACATTACCGGGTAACGACCTATCGAAAGACCTACCGGGGAACTATTCAAACGGAAACCTATCAGATTTCAGAACAGGACGGAAACCTGTTCATCGAAACGGGGCTTTCCGTCTTGCTGACCTACGACAAAGAGAACGACCGGATTCTACTTTCACCCGGTGGAGAATACAAACGGAGTAAACAACCAATAAAGAAATAA
- a CDS encoding DUF4141 domain-containing protein, whose translation MRTKIIMLLVLCSLFVGKVNAQWVVSDPGNLAQGIINASKNIVQTSSTAQNMIKNFQETVKIYQQGKEYYDALKSVHNLVKDARKVQKSILLIGEISDIYVNSFQKMLSDENYTPDELSAIAYGYTQLLQESSDVLEEMKSVVNINGLSMSDKERMDVIDRTYNAIRNYRDLVSYYTRKNISVSYLRAKKKKDTDRVMALYGSADERYW comes from the coding sequence ATGAGAACAAAGATTATAATGCTGCTCGTGCTTTGCAGCCTGTTCGTCGGAAAAGTGAACGCACAGTGGGTGGTGAGTGACCCCGGTAATTTGGCGCAAGGGATTATCAATGCGTCAAAGAACATCGTACAGACATCATCCACCGCACAGAACATGATAAAGAATTTTCAGGAAACGGTAAAGATTTATCAACAAGGTAAAGAATATTACGATGCCTTAAAATCAGTGCATAACCTTGTCAAAGATGCCCGGAAAGTACAAAAGTCCATCCTGCTTATCGGGGAGATTTCCGATATATACGTGAACAGTTTTCAGAAGATGCTTTCGGATGAAAACTATACACCGGACGAACTTTCGGCGATTGCTTACGGCTATACCCAACTGTTGCAGGAAAGTTCCGATGTACTGGAAGAAATGAAAAGCGTGGTGAACATCAACGGGCTTTCCATGTCGGACAAGGAACGGATGGACGTAATCGACCGGACGTATAACGCCATCAGGAACTATCGGGACTTGGTGAGTTATTATACCCGCAAGAATATTTCCGTTTCCTACCTGCGGGCGAAAAAGAAAAAGGACACCGACCGGGTAATGGCTCTTTACGGCTCGGCGGATGAACGTTACTGGTAA